GTTTCCCGATGCCGCGCGTCTGCGGTTCGCCCTGCCCGAGGACCTGAGGAGCAGTTCTGCCCTTGTCTTCGTCGCCGCCTACATCGGTGAGAAATGGGAGATACTCCCCAGCACTCTCGAGAACAACATGGTCTGTACGGTGATCGCCGGTGGCGGAACCTTCTGCCCGATGCGTTTTGCCGATGCCGGGGCGACCGATGCCCCGACCGTCACTCAGGCCGGCACCTCTGCAACCGGGGCGCCGACGACAGCGGCACAGCAGCAGCCCCTGGGGCTGGCGGCGCTGGTCGGCTCTCTCGCAGTGGTGCTCCTCTGGAGAAGAGGATATCACAAATAACCTTTTTTTGGCTCTTCGCTCTTGTTCTGACACCTCCGTCTGACGCTGCTCAGGCGAATCAGGGTGGATGGGGAATGCCCTCCCATGAGAGGCTGCAAAGGTTTTCAGACGTGCCTCTCTCGGCGCGAAAAGACGCAGGGGTGTGGGGAGCGTTTCTGCGCTTTGTTTCTTCTCGCCTATAGCGCCTTCGCGTGAGTATAATCAGGGCTCCGGTGCCGGAGCATCAGGAGGCATGTCCCGCGCTGACCTCAGGGATCGGATCAGATGGGGATTACCCGTGCGAAAAAACGAAGAAACAGTCCTTTAGAGATGCCTGGCGAAACCCCGGGATATTTCCCGATCGCCGATGGACGTCAGCATGACAGGAGGGTTTCTGCAGAGCCGAGGAACCCCCTTTTCAGGCTCTGCCGAACGGCGCGGTGCAGGGGGCGTACCTGAGCCGCGCATCTGCCTGTCAGGATGCGTCTGCAAAAGTATAGATCAGGGTGAGTTGTTTGTTTTTCTCGTCGGCCTCGGTCCGTGAGAGGGTGCAGGGCCTTCCGAGTCCTTCTGCAAGCATGCAGGCGATCAGGCTGCAGACCGGACACCCGATCATCGTGCAGCACTTCGGCGACTCGGCGCGCACGGCGTTGCAGCCGGAGAAGAGACGGTAGCGATCCAGCCTCACGACGATGCTCTCCCCGCTTCTCACGGCAGTCGTGCTCTCGGCGATCTCCAGTATGTCTGAGCAGACCTCCTTGATTGAAGCAAGCACCTTGGGCTCGCTGGACGGCACGACCAGCCCGGCATCTCTCCGGATCTGTTCGAGGAGGGGCAGCCCCTGCGGGATCATGACCAGTCCGGTCGAACCTTTTTCCGTCGCAAAGGAAAAATCGCCCTTGAGATCCGCGCCCTCAAATGATCCGGCCGGGACGAGCTGCAGAACCGAGGGTGAACCGCCTTTCTGCGGGATATAGATCCCGTCGCCCATCAGGCCGAGGTCCGATGCCACCCGGCTGAGGTTGATCGTCCCGGCAGCAGGAAGAATGCCCACATATGCCGGGTCCACAGGCTCACCTTTCGAGAGCGTCAGGACAAAGAGCCCGCCGACGAAACACGCGATCCCGCTCACGACCAGGACCGCTCCGGTCATGTCGCCCCTCCCTGTGACGAGGGCGACGACGATCACCAGGGCAGAGAGCCCGATCAGCACTGCACCGCTGAGGAAATAGTCATTGTACTCCTGTTTTTTCATCATTGTATCCCGACCTTTCTCTTCAGGCGGAGTTCGCCAAGCCACACGATTGCGACGGCGACGATCCCTGCACACGCCGCGCCGGAAAGAAGCGGCAGGGCATGAACGGCGCTGATCGCCCCCATGCCTGCGATCCCGACGATCACCCCGCCCAGAACCGCCCATCTGAGAACCGAAACCCGGCTTTCCCCTCCCCATCCGCTCAGCATCGCCGCCCAGAGCACGGTAACCTGGACCGGGACGATGAAGATGGGAGACGCCGCCGCCGTCGCCAGCACAAGCGGCTCTCCTGCGGCGAAAACCAGTATCCAGCCTTCGGACTCCCACTTTATCGAATAAATGGCGGCAAAAAGGTACACTATTGAAAATATACCCGAATAGATCCCCAGATTGGCATATGCAGCGATACCGGCTGCAACAATTGCCGGAAGGATCAGGACAGCCCATGCACCGGCCCCGGTGTTCATGCCGCCTCCGCCCCCGCTCTCTGATCGAACCCGATCCGTTCGAACACCCCCGTCTTCTCCTGACCTTTCTGTGCCCAGACCTCCACCGCTATCCCCTGGTGTTCTGCGATGCTGGTCACCAGACGAATATGGCTCTGATCTCCTGCGTTGCACGAGAAGATCTCGATGCGTCCGGGGTTGAGCCTCCAGAGCGCTCTGGCGACCTGCTCTTCAAAGACCGAGAGGCTCCTGCCGGCCAGAACCGCTGCGTAATATGCCGAGAGGTTGGCAAAGTATTTTTTAGAGTCGCTTTCCTCCCCTTCTTTTTTCACCATCTTTGAAAGGGCGGCGATCTCCATCTGCAGACCTGATGCCGGGCGTGAACGGTAAAACCATGTCTCCTGAATCGCGTCCCATGACGCCGGAATGGCACGCAGCACCCCGGCGTAATCGGTGTCTTTAGGGAGAAACGAGATGACTGCCGGCCCTTTTATGATCATGAGGGAGACCGACCCCGACTCCTGCATCCAGGTGGCGACCGCCGCCTGCACGGTATCGAGAAATGCCGAGCGCACCGCGGGATCCACCGGCACCTGCGGGATATCGACCAGGATCAGGGGGGGTGCAGTGACCTCTGCTGAATATTCCTTTATATAGAGGGTATCGTGTCTTGCCGTCATTTTCCAGTCGATGTTCCGGTAATCGTCGCCGTCGACAAATTTTCTGAACGACCTGACAAGGTCCGACGACACTGAGGAGAGTCGGCGCTCTTCAGACCCTCGCGTCTCGTGCCCTCCGCGGTGCGTCAGAAACAGCCTGTTCGGTTTGACCATAAACCCGGGCATCTGCATGGACTCCCCGGCAAATGTTGCCGATTTAGGAAAAAAATGGTCGGGCATATCGACCCTCACCCCGGCGAACCTGACCCGCCCCTCTGTCGGCACCGTCATGCGGTAGGTGGCTGTCTCTTCACCGTCAAACGGCCCCTGGACCTGAAGGGAGCAGGACCCCTCTATAAGCCGCGCCCCGACCGGCGGGAGATCCTCGATCAGCAGGGCGACTCCCTGCGGCACCCTGACCCTGACTTTTATCCCGACCTTGATCGAGGCGTCCTGTTTTACCACCTTTTTCTCCAGCGTGCGCTCGATGGAGAGCGATCCGGCAACTGTCCTGAAATGAAACGACGCTACGGCAGAGCGCGAGACCAGAAACATCCCCAGGGTACAGGCGCCAAGAGCGGCGGCAACGCTGTCGGCGAGGATCGAGAACCCTGCAAGTATGACGGTGAAGAGGAGCGCGGCCTGCACACTCCGGCCGACCTCCACCTACAGCACCTCAACCGCCGCAAGGATATCTTCGGTGACCTCGCCGGTCGTCACACCGCCGAGATCGGACTCCCGTCTCAGGATCAGGCGGTGGGGCAGGGCGAGCCGCGCGATCCGCTTAATGTCGTCAGGAATAACATAATCTCTCCCGCTCAGTGCAGCAAGGGCCTTGCTGCCGCGCACAAAGGCGATTGACGCCCTGGGGCTGGCGCCGAGCCAGATATCATCGTGTTTCCGTGTTTCGAGGACGATGTCCCTGATGTACCTGAGGATCGGCTCTTCAGCCCGCACACTCCTGGCCGTCCCGATGAAACGCCGGATCATACCGGGCGTAAGCACCGGGTCTATCGCCGACCGGTAGGCGTCCCAGTCGAGATAGCCTGTGCTCTCCCGTCTGATGATCTCAAGCTCCTCGTCGGCGTCAAGGTACCTGAGTTTTGTGCTGAACATGAACCGGTCCTTCTGGGCCTCGATGAGGGGGAAGGTGCCCTCGAACTCGTACGGGTTCTGGGTGGCAATCACGAAGAACGGATCGGAAAACTGGTGCGTAATCCCGTCGATCGTGGTCTGCCGCTCGCTCATCGCCTCGATGAAGGCGCTCTGCGTGCGCGGGCTGACCCGGTTGATCTCGTCGACCAGAATGAAATTGGAGAAGATCGGCCCTTTTTTCAGGACAAAATCCTTCTTCTCTGCATCATACATCCGCACCCCGACGATGTCGGCTGGCTGCATATCCACAGCGCATTGAATGCGTTTGAAATCACAGCCTGAAAGGGCTGCTACCGTCTTTGCAATGACGGTCTTGGCCGTGCCCGGCACTCCTTCAAGAAGGATATGCCCCTCGCTGAGCATGCTGACGAAGATCATCTCGATGAGAGGCGTATTGCCCACCACAAATTTTCCAATCTGCTCTGCAATCCTGGTATAAGACTTCGATATCGCTTTCAGATCATTCTCGATTGTTTCGCCTGTCATGATTGACACCCTGAACATACTCTTCTTCTCCACGCGATTCCGGCCACAAGAAGGCAGGCCCCCATGATCCCTGCCTGCAGGGGAGGCGACGCCTTCAGGTGTGCCAGAGCCTCCCCTATGCCCCCGGTTGCGGCGGTTGCGGAGTGGGCACTCTCCAGAATTGCGGTGTTCCGGTACGAGAGCAGATTTTCGGCGAAGATGGCGCCGTCTCCGGGCACGCCCCGCCCCAGCATTGTGTTGATCAGGATGCTCGGGTCTGCACAGACGATCACCTCTCCCCCGCCGATCGGCTGGCTGGAGATGAAGACGAACCTTCCCGAAGGTTCTCCCGCCTCCATCCGCCCGCTCCCGTCCAGGTCGTACCAGCTAAAGATACCCGAACTGACGAGGACCTCCCCTCCCATCACCTGTGCAGGGTGATTGAAGGCGATCGACGCCACACCTTCGAGCAGCGGGTGATCGCTCTCTGGATAGCCGTTCGGGAGGCGTGTATCTGCATACCCCGAGTCGAAACCTGCGATTTTGCCTGGAATAACTCTGATATCTGAACCGATTTCTTTGAGCAGTTTGTTTGACGCCCCTGACTCGTCAAAGATAAAAATCGTGTTGTTACCCTTAAGAAACGCTCTATAATCGCCGATCTCGCTATCAGAGATCTCTCCCTCCGGCGCGATCAGAAGAAGGACGGCGTCGCGGTAGTTCGGCAGGTCCGCAGTCTCGTGCAGGATCACGCCGCCTGCATCCTCCAGATTCCCGGCAAAGACTGAGGTGCCGTTCCACCCGATATTGTATCTGCTGAACTCGTGGTCGGTCGTGGAGAGGTGGAGGAAAAGGACAGAGACCGCCAGAAGAGCGATGGCGGCCGCTGCCATTCTGATGAACTTAATCCTGACCACCACCCATCGCCTCGGTGACGCTGCCATACCACCGCAACAGTGCCTCGGCCTGTCCGTACGAGGTTTTTTCGGTGCCGTAATGGGAATATTCGTACCTCCCGATAAATTCAGCAAGGTTTTTGGCCTCTGTCGCACCTGATGTAGCGCCAAGAATCTCCCGCGGCGTCCATGCGATGTAATTCCTGATCTCTGCCTTTCGTCCGATCCTGTCTGCGAGGGCGAGGTACAGGGTCCTTATCGCCTCTCCGTAGTCGCCGTTTCCAACGTGGAGCGCATACCGCCGCGCCACCTCGGCGGGCGACAGCACCTCGGCCACTGGTGCGGGTGGCGGGGCGGGCTGCCTGAGGACAGGAATTTCGTGACGGCTGATGGGAGTGGCACCTCTCTTTGAACGCTGTTCCCGTATGCTCCTGACCATGAACTCCAGCCCGAGCCCGAGGATCAGGATGACCGCACCCTTCATCACAAGGGAGGCAAATCCGATCCATGCATGGGGTACGTCCACGGTGACAGGGCCGCTGGCGGTATATGCAAAGGGGAGGGACTCGCCCGAGACGACTGCCCTCACCTCTCTGATTCCCGGATCCAGCAGGCCGGTGCAGGAGTAAACGCCCTTCTCATCGGTAAGCACCTGGATCGCCGCCCCTTCGTCTGGCACGATGGAGACCAGGGCGTTTGAAACCGGTCTGTCAAGGCTTGAGAGGGTGCCGGTGAAGAGAACGTTGTCCCCGGCCCCGTAATCCCCCTGTGTGGCCTCGAGTGTCAGGGCGGCCGGCGCCGGCACGATAGTGAACTCGATCACATCTGAGTACCTTCTGCCCCGGGAGGTATAGATCAGGTGTTTTCCCGTGCCAATCGCCGTTACCGGATAATAGGCCGTATATCTGCCGTTGATATCGGTGAACGTCGTTCCCCACAGGCGGCTGTCGATATAGATCCCGACCTCCTGCCCCGGGCTCCGGTACAGCGTCCCCGCGATCAGGATCTGATCGCCGAAGGTGGCGGTGGTCGGCTCTATGCCGAGGGTGAGAGGAAAGACATCGTTTTTCGGGATTGCATCCAGCCTGCTCTCCTGTGCGGCGTCGGTTTCGCCGACGACCGCGGCAAAATCGGTCACGCTCTGGTTGTATGAGGCGGTGGAGAGGCCGTAGCGGCTGCTCACACTCTGAAGGGGCGACTGCTGTGCGGCGTAGCGCTGATACGCCTCATTCATCTTCATCCTGAGCGCTTCTCCCTCGTAGGCAACTGAATAGAGCGCTTCAGGGTTCTCCTCGTCCCGGTATACCACCTCAAGGCTGGAGATCTCCTCAAAGCGTTTGCTCTCCTCAAAGAGGGTGGAAAGGGATTCAATGTTCTCCCTGTTGATATCCACGAACTCCCCGATCTCGCTCTCGGAAAGGTCCAGGTTGACGATGAGGCTGTTGAAGGACCTTGAGGCGGCCATATAGGCTTCCAGCTCGGTCTGGGCCGCTTTAAAATCCTTGTTTTTAATGTTCAGAACAATCGTTCCCGTGCTCTCGATCAGGTTGTCCATGGCAGGCACGACCGATCCTGCCCTGTTCTCCGCCGTTCTGGAGATGAGGGACGGATCGGCATGATGCGCCGTGAGAGAGGCGTTTTCGGCCGAGTACAGTATCGGCGAAGTGATCATGCTCCCGCAGATGAGGATGATCGCCAGGGATACCCCTGCCAGAACCCATTGCATGTGTCTCCTCTTCATGCCTGAGCGACCCTCACCACTTTATCGACGATGACGGTGACGAAAAACACCAGCCCGACAGCGACCCAGTATTTAAGATACATGATATGGGAGGGTTTGGCGAAGGACGTGTCGAGTACCTCTATGAGTACGAACAGCCCCAGGGAAACGAGCAGGAGGAAGATGGTGAGATCGATGCTTCTTATGAAGATCAGAAAAAAAATGATCATAAAAAGCCACCCCATCAGCCCTGCGGCGGCGAAGTGTTTCTTCGGATAGCCCATCATCACCACCGATGACAATTCTAATATAAATATATTTTCTATATTTCTGGTGGACAGGCATCCTGTTCAGTATGTTTATATGAGGAAAGCCAGATGTATATCTGGAGTTGAGAGTATGGACATATGGGTTCGCATCGGGGTTGTGCTGCTCCTCGTCGCCGGCCTTGCTCTGCCTGCAGGAGCGTTCACCGCAGACAGGCTGGATATGGTGATCGATGAGAACGGAGCGGCGATCGTCACCTTCGACTACACCCTCTCGTGGATTGAACGGATTGCAGTCTTTTTCAAGATCGCCGATCCCTCTGACGAGTTTAAAAAAGCACTTGAGACCTTTTCAGGCCAGAGTGTCGAGTCGGTGGCCCTGGACGATCACGCGGCCTCCTTCAGGGTCGAACATTTCGCGAAGATATCGCGGTCCGGGAACGAGACGACTTATACGACACCTGCCATCGACCTGCGTGATGCAGAGCAGGCATTGAACAGTTACTGGTTTGCTCCCCTTGTCCAGGCCGATTTCTCCCCGGCGGTAACCACCGTTACCTTCCCTGACGGTTCGGTCGAGACGCTTGAGAATGTCGCCGAGATCCCGAAGGTGTCGCGGACCCTCGCCGCCACCCCCTGATCTTTTTTCCGGGCTTTTGCCCTTTTACGGCGTTAACCCCGGCACCTTCGCGTTTTTTGCGGCTTCGCGTGAGCCTCTCCCGAAAAATTTCAGGGAGAGCCCAGAAGGTGCGCCATCACCCGGTCCACCACCTCGGCGTTCCGCGGCAGCCTGATATGGCCATAGTGATCGGGGTTGCACCTCAGCGCCGCCGGTTCGGCCGGCAGGATCTCGATGCCCGCGCCGGGCAGGTACGAATCGGTATGCGGCACGATCCCGTCTCCTGCATAGGTCATCTGCCATCCTCCATCTACTGAGCGCTCCCAGGTTTTTCCGTCAAAACAGGGGAAGAGATCAGGGGTGGCGGTGAGGTTGGCGCTCAGGATGAACCGGTACGCCACGTCCTGGCGGACGCCCGCAGACCGCAGGGCGGCCATCGTCCGGCTTCCCGGCCTGACCTCCTGGGCGATGACGTCGTCTGCCGGATCGTATCGCCGCGGCACAAAGACGCCGGCGAGCTGATCGAGGATCTGCGGCCCATAGACCGGATCGTTGAAGAGTTCGGCCAGAGCTGAACCGTTGTTCGGCGGCCCGATCCCGATCAGGTGCCTGACCTGCTCCTCCCGCTTCCGGCCGTCGAGGACTTCGAGGAGGTACCGGGCGATACACGTCCCTACGGAGTGGCATACGACGTCGATCGGTCCGGAATATGCGTTTTCATCCCGCATCGTTCGGATGAACTCCTGCAGGGCCAGAGCGATCGCTGCCGGTGGGGTATCACCCATGGAGGTATGGTCGAAGTTCCAGCACGGTATGGATGCACGCTCAAGCTGCGGGGTGAGGAGGTTCCAGATGCCCGGATGACTCTTCCATCCGTGCACCAGGACGACCGGCGTCTGCTCGGTTCTCATGATCTCGTCTGACCGCATCATATGGGTGGTTATATATTATGGTCTTTGGGCAGCCATTAACCATTCGGCCCGGACTGCAGGGCGAGGAGTTTTTGCCCAAAACCGCCGATCGCCTTTCTATCCGGCGAGTATGCAGGATGAAGGAAAAAAGGGTCAGGGCGCCGTGCTCTCCCGGATGATCTCGTTAAGTTCGGTGATCAGCGGCTCCAGTGCCGCCGGGACCGCTCCGTCCTCCGCCTGCACGCCCTTTCCCCCTGCCGTCACTTCATAGGAGATGAGGTCATAGCCCTGCTGCTGCGGCAGATACGATTCTTCAAGGGACCTGAAGGCTTCAGACGCAACGATGGCGCGGACCCTGGCGAGGGCCTGCGGATCCGGAGAGAAGGTCGTGAAGGTTCCGTCCCTGGAAACGGTCGCCGTCCCGTTCTCGTAGATCACCAGGCGTTCGTCGAAACCGGCGATCCCGCCGGTGCGGTGATACTCGACGACCGTCACGCCGTCGCCTCCCCCGGAGACGCATCCCGCCGCAAGGAGCGGTGCGGCGAGGCAGAGAAGGAGTATGGCTCTGTGGATGCACTTCATCGCGGTCACCGCCCTGGCTTCACGAACGTCCGTTCCTGTTCTTCCCGGGTGTTCCTCGCGATAGAACCGGCCCGCTCGAAGGTCCCTCTCGTATCCAGCACCCGCGCCGCAGATCTCACCCTGACCATGCAGGAGAGAGGCGATGGCGGTATATAGTCCTGCGCATCCCCCCCATGCAGCGGCGGTCTCTATAATTCCTGCGTACGGGGCGTTTCCCATCGCCGCTGCCGCCGGTTCGGAAACATTGCCCCGGCCGTCAGCAGGTGGGTGTTCGACCTGGAAAACGTGTGACGGTGACGTGAGATCTCACGGGCCCGTGATCCTGATCCCCTCGTTGTCGACGGCGGTGGCGAGGGCGATCGAAAGCCCGAGACGTTTTGCAATCGCTCTGACCTCTTCCTCGGTTTTCTCCGTGATCACTGCAATCGACGGCCCGACCGAACTCATGCCCACGAATTCGATCCCGGCGTCCCGCAGGCCGCTCATCATGGTATAGATCGCAAAGCTGTGGTGCTCGATCTCGGCCCGTTTCGAGCCCCTAAACTCGATCTCCCACATCACTTCTCCGGCTCGTTTGAGGTTGCCCGCCTCTATCGCCGGGATCAGGTCCATCAGGACCATGTAGGCCTTGAGCGGGCGGTCGCGGTAGTCGAGGTCGCGCGCCCGGTTCATCAGGACGTTAAACTCCGACGTCCCTGACGAGGAGATCTCGCTTGCCGGGATGATGATAAAGACGTTCTTGTCCCCGGCAAAGGGGTGACGGTAGGCGAGGCTGAGGTCGTCGCCCAGCACGACAAA
Above is a window of Methanofollis tationis DNA encoding:
- a CDS encoding AAA family ATPase: MTGETIENDLKAISKSYTRIAEQIGKFVVGNTPLIEMIFVSMLSEGHILLEGVPGTAKTVIAKTVAALSGCDFKRIQCAVDMQPADIVGVRMYDAEKKDFVLKKGPIFSNFILVDEINRVSPRTQSAFIEAMSERQTTIDGITHQFSDPFFVIATQNPYEFEGTFPLIEAQKDRFMFSTKLRYLDADEELEIIRRESTGYLDWDAYRSAIDPVLTPGMIRRFIGTARSVRAEEPILRYIRDIVLETRKHDDIWLGASPRASIAFVRGSKALAALSGRDYVIPDDIKRIARLALPHRLILRRESDLGGVTTGEVTEDILAAVEVL
- a CDS encoding DUF58 domain-containing protein, with the translated sequence MEVGRSVQAALLFTVILAGFSILADSVAAALGACTLGMFLVSRSAVASFHFRTVAGSLSIERTLEKKVVKQDASIKVGIKVRVRVPQGVALLIEDLPPVGARLIEGSCSLQVQGPFDGEETATYRMTVPTEGRVRFAGVRVDMPDHFFPKSATFAGESMQMPGFMVKPNRLFLTHRGGHETRGSEERRLSSVSSDLVRSFRKFVDGDDYRNIDWKMTARHDTLYIKEYSAEVTAPPLILVDIPQVPVDPAVRSAFLDTVQAAVATWMQESGSVSLMIIKGPAVISFLPKDTDYAGVLRAIPASWDAIQETWFYRSRPASGLQMEIAALSKMVKKEGEESDSKKYFANLSAYYAAVLAGRSLSVFEEQVARALWRLNPGRIEIFSCNAGDQSHIRLVTSIAEHQGIAVEVWAQKGQEKTGVFERIGFDQRAGAEAA
- a CDS encoding lipase family alpha/beta hydrolase, which encodes MRTEQTPVVLVHGWKSHPGIWNLLTPQLERASIPCWNFDHTSMGDTPPAAIALALQEFIRTMRDENAYSGPIDVVCHSVGTCIARYLLEVLDGRKREEQVRHLIGIGPPNNGSALAELFNDPVYGPQILDQLAGVFVPRRYDPADDVIAQEVRPGSRTMAALRSAGVRQDVAYRFILSANLTATPDLFPCFDGKTWERSVDGGWQMTYAGDGIVPHTDSYLPGAGIEILPAEPAALRCNPDHYGHIRLPRNAEVVDRVMAHLLGSP
- a CDS encoding DUF4350 domain-containing protein translates to MVRIKFIRMAAAAIALLAVSVLFLHLSTTDHEFSRYNIGWNGTSVFAGNLEDAGGVILHETADLPNYRDAVLLLIAPEGEISDSEIGDYRAFLKGNNTIFIFDESGASNKLLKEIGSDIRVIPGKIAGFDSGYADTRLPNGYPESDHPLLEGVASIAFNHPAQVMGGEVLVSSGIFSWYDLDGSGRMEAGEPSGRFVFISSQPIGGGEVIVCADPSILINTMLGRGVPGDGAIFAENLLSYRNTAILESAHSATAATGGIGEALAHLKASPPLQAGIMGACLLVAGIAWRRRVCSGCQS
- a CDS encoding carboxypeptidase-like regulatory domain-containing protein; translation: MQWVLAGVSLAIILICGSMITSPILYSAENASLTAHHADPSLISRTAENRAGSVVPAMDNLIESTGTIVLNIKNKDFKAAQTELEAYMAASRSFNSLIVNLDLSESEIGEFVDINRENIESLSTLFEESKRFEEISSLEVVYRDEENPEALYSVAYEGEALRMKMNEAYQRYAAQQSPLQSVSSRYGLSTASYNQSVTDFAAVVGETDAAQESRLDAIPKNDVFPLTLGIEPTTATFGDQILIAGTLYRSPGQEVGIYIDSRLWGTTFTDINGRYTAYYPVTAIGTGKHLIYTSRGRRYSDVIEFTIVPAPAALTLEATQGDYGAGDNVLFTGTLSSLDRPVSNALVSIVPDEGAAIQVLTDEKGVYSCTGLLDPGIREVRAVVSGESLPFAYTASGPVTVDVPHAWIGFASLVMKGAVILILGLGLEFMVRSIREQRSKRGATPISRHEIPVLRQPAPPPAPVAEVLSPAEVARRYALHVGNGDYGEAIRTLYLALADRIGRKAEIRNYIAWTPREILGATSGATEAKNLAEFIGRYEYSHYGTEKTSYGQAEALLRWYGSVTEAMGGGQD